One genomic window of Syngnathoides biaculeatus isolate LvHL_M chromosome 13, ASM1980259v1, whole genome shotgun sequence includes the following:
- the xirp1 gene encoding xin actin-binding repeat-containing protein 1 isoform X1 produces MAETAKKVTVSPSSHDEDDLPLPPPPPPVAARPLDCEGTSALGHLPVPPPKETFSTYYQQRQKSELKRLFKHIHPDIRHLGDAVDDDIMKAVQPEDTGAADGAYQGEVQSMRWIFENWTLDSIGDPHSTRKLLDEEDLTGGNVRSTSSMFEDCGSRQLIREELAQRQTSVRGDVRTSTWLFETQPLDSLNKKDDEELVEVVLKEPVQTGDVSGTRLLFETKPLSDVGRCDSIEDNNFLKLMSELQEQKGDVQKTVKLFQAEPSCAIRDKNGNIHTVRSICREEINNGNTGSARWLFETQPLDLINKGRDGVKIIRGISLEEGNRGGVDRKRWMFETQSFEALQESSGMDKIKCTLDDCTKEADVTNKTKLFEMQPLATLRGNIEEKTLEKDAIIGGDVKTSLWLFETQPMETLNDSYEVGSLKKITLSADEQGAIKEKKIIFESQGTEKSSSVKQQVIESGAVMGFKHLFETIPLSKIAHCNEQDNTSGKQTSEDSPLYAIKDSSGNFHTVTTASREEFIKGNVQNYKWVFETKPLHEMTEGTKNVEEIKGITRQEDTRGDVKLAKWLFETQSIDGIHSKFIQKEAHSSAGGLPSKGDVKTCKWLFETQLMDILDDKSETVKDRETIDNGSVKSITWLFESQPLDNIKDGEEYNLKLCTTIKDSVKSEIGVQTVKHLFETETLDCTRRDQINQDSRCVSQVNLQSGDVSRVKELFESQSLDEIGSEMATIYDEHDGSDPIQKGSVHKFTWLFENCPMNSINKDNEDANIQRVSEAVSGDVKNKKFIFETSSLDKIHAQSLGNKSVSAEKLENDVDVKSSTMMFESLPLYAIRDKEGQFHEVTTVKKDEVLRGDVRGARWMFETKPLEAIKAENEVYVIRAVTQEDVEKGDVKSARWKFETQPLDSFTDREEPSVKVTEDFGSCNVQLNKKMFESEESNSKFVRMVSVTDVQRGDVRTSTWLFENQTIDSLRGEPQEPGPVKTVHREESQKGDVKRCTWLFESQPLDKIKDPEEICFQGSGEIIPKADVKCTTWLFETTPLDKITSSSVTDTMALLSELNLVLSSGIVIEAKEGQNVTMAKFTLGSTHQVQIQKEEVVEGNLRNIILQLLLKPSNPQVTFLRELEKGKVNTTVVQLPFYQSSTIDRDQIIQNIVEMIDEILAQGKNFKKGVLMQETASGQADMSVYSLISHTETDTQSLVIERGDVKTAIGNLLETGSSTRTAAKCRIDENEKGNVNLYKSCIEKGDLHYLKSLHTESSEDDVDHNSLGKEHIEIIQGDVRGAKRSLCQQKEAAERSISDVLPGDVKNTKKVFSSECSFIPENCIPRDEIIPGDVSTAKQQLAAKQSVMVEKEEIVAGDIKASMQSLERAKQLSMNIERKNIIPGTIYDMELSSKCPEPEGSQVQNEPIISGDVKAAKKSLQLAKQQSMHVERESKAPGKIYSLNVSAQEGSSALVTQSSSSSGSQQIKTCPKVSDTAKVLEKHVSLDTCQQGDLTHSAVLINCSSPDPALISYDCNGLTTEDKRGDVVKGDIKSAIRSLQSATMEQRFPDKEDIVRGNVHLALQSLEKSSVNVSKGDFKSAMLYRNSASACSERSKQSVVVSSPPSDRTLSPSISVTCQDQPSITAQNSTCYPVENGGSKSSTSEVVTAPPCLLKRPQNMKPALPPKPQWTKPAVTDYPNISPLSLRKPVSPQNAHTYAQLPTDTFSEDARQKTALSAGKSMSNNSELVMERNFIQKINAAEEIQNCMKEYKDNPKHEMNSSLQAALNAFERAGGRTLNKKNKSHTGDMNDKGEVKKPTKNTTTTQNCSSNLSTLNRQLYSCDMSETNSAATAGQTKKIPNDNGEKVVLRQKKVRETESQRRQRLSVHMEEIMKGNVKAAMEIFENMRKREELKGILSQVQEIGETSNVDVSLLETFCNNVPAWMVSSSENSKKSKVEKQDDDLESVSSVENAFEDLEKASKEIIKLKEQTLAKLLDIEEAIKKALYSVSNLKSEADIAGLSGLFDESLKSEQHVQPTNNIRKISIVSTKAKSGEDKDTRNHCSDSSPLKQEAAKQANKVMRQSSTQTSPSFISIHSAARKPVEQSRPTMSTSKPAPERNCQGAPTQDSVHNSGKRKVSVLEVQTVPEEPGGIIGTKTVSETYKETDGFGNIFLSSMTSTFVTERSDGQSAAVFEVLGGPNIYKVMTSPLLQRSCGPSEDKKLTDTNEKGEVFVTISQSNEKQ; encoded by the coding sequence atGGCTGAGACAGCCAAGAAAGTCACAGTTTCGCCATCATCTCATGATGAAGATGATCTTCCCctccctcctccgcctcctcctgtGGCTGCAAGGCCACTCGACTGTGAAGGGACCTCAGCATTAGGTCACCTCCCGGTGCCTCCGCCGAAAGAAACCTTTTCCACATACTACCAGCAAAGGCAGAAGAGTGAACTGAAGAGGCTCTTTAAACACATCCACCCGGACATCAGACATCTCGGTGACGCAGTGGATGATGATATAATGAAAGCAGTGCAACCAGAGGACACGGGGGCAGCAGATGGAGCATATCAAGGTGAAGTACAGTCAATGAGGTGGATCTTTGAGAACTGGACTCTGGATAGTATTGGTGATCCTCATTCAACCAGGAAGTTGCTAGATGAGGAGGACTTAACAGGTGGAAATGTCAGAAGCACCTCCTCAATGTTTGAGGACTGTGGTAGTCGACAACTAATTAGAGAGGAACTTGCTCAAAGGCAGACCTCAGTCAGGGGGGACGTTAGAACATCCACCTGGCTGTTTGAAACACAGCCCCTGGATTCCCTTAACAAAAAAGACGATGAAGAACTGGTTGAAGTTGTGTTGAAAGAGCCTGTCCAGACAGGAGATGTGAGTGGCACACGTCTGCTCTTTGAGACAAAACCACTAAGTGACGTTGGACGTTGTGACTCCATAGAGGACAATAACTTCTTGAAACTGATGTCTGAACTCCAGGAACAAAAAGGAGATGTCCAAAAGACTGTGAAACTTTTTCAGGCAGAACCTAGCTGTGCCATTAGGGACAAAAATGGCAATATTCACACAGTTAGATCTATTTGCAGGGAAGAAATCAACAATGGCAACACAGGCAGTGCTCGTTGGCTGTTCGAAACCCAACCTTTGGACCTGATTAACAAGGGACGTGATGGTGTGAAAATAATCCGGGGTATATCGCTAGAAGAGGGAAACAGAGGTGGAGTGGACAGAAAGAGGTGGATGTTTGAAACACAGTCTTTTGAAGCATTACAAGAGTCATCGGGAATGGACAAGATCAAGTGCACATTGGATGACTGCACAAAAGAGGCTGATGTCACCAACAAGACAAAGCTATTTGAGATGCAACCACTAGCAACACTAAGAGGAAATATAGAGGAAAAGACATTGGAAAAGGATGCAATAATTGGAGGAGATGTTAAGACATCCCTATGGCTATTTGAAACGCAACccatggagactctaaatgatAGCTATGAAGTTGGCTCTTTGAAGAAGATTACCCTTTCAGCTGATGAGCAAGGAgcaataaaagagaaaaaaataatatttgagaGCCAGGGCACTGAAAAGAGTTCCTCTGTAAAACAACAAGTGATTGAAAGCGGTGCTGTGATGGGATTCAAGCATCTTTTTGAAACAATTCCTCTCAGTAAAATTGCTCATTGTAATGAGCAGGATAACACATCAGGAAAGCAAACATCTGAGGATTCGCCTTTGTATGCTATAAAAGACAGCTCTGGAAATTTCCACACAGTAACAACGGCCAGCCGTGAGGAATTCATCAAGGGGAATGTCCAAAACTACAAGTGGGTGTTTGAGACCAAGCCTTTACACGAAATGACAGAAGGAACGAAAAATGTTGAGGAAATCAAAGGGATCACAAGACAGGAGGACACAAGGGGGGATGTCAAATTGGCAAAGTGGCTTTTTGAAACCCAGTCAATAGATGGAATTCATTCCAAGTTCATCCAGAAGGAGGCACACAGTTCTGCTGGAGGTTTGCCTTCTAAGGGTGATGTAAAGAcatgcaaatggttatttgagaCACAACTGATGGACATTTTGGATGACAAATCAGAGACTGTGAAAGACAGAGAGACCATTGACAATGGGAGCGTAAAGTCGATCACATGGCTTTTTGAATCACAGCCATTAGACAACATAAAAGATGGTGAGGAGTACAATTTAAAGCTCTGTACCACGATAAAGGATTCTGTCAAATCTGAGATAGGTGTTCAAACAGTCAAACATCTTTTTGAAACAGAGACCCTTGATTGCACAAGAAGAGACCAGATCAACCAAGATTCAAGATGTGTTAGCCAAGTGAACCTTCAGTCAGGAGACGTCTCAAGAGTCAAAGAACTTTTTGAATCCCAGTCCCTTGACGAAATCGGATCAGAAATGGCCACGATATATGATGAACACGACGGTAGCGATCCCATCCAGAAAGGATCTGTGCACAAATTCACTTGGTTGTTTGAGAACTGTCCCATGAACTCTATCAACAAAGACAATGAAGATGCAAATATTCAGAGAGTTAGTGAGGCTGTGAGCGGGGATGTGAAGaacaaaaagtttatttttgaaaCCTCATCACTGGACAAAATCCATGCGCAATCTCTTGGAAACAAGTCAGTCAGTGCGGAAAAGCTCGAGAATGACGTTGATGTGAAGTCCAGTACCATGATGTTTGAGTCCCTGCCACTGTATGCCATTAGGGATAAAGAGGGCCAGTTTCATGAGGTGACAACTGTGAAAAAGGATGAGGTCTTGCGTGGTGAtgtgagaggagccagatggatGTTTGAGACAAAGCCACTCGAAGCCATCAAGGCAGAAAATGAAGTTTATGTCATCCGAGCTGTTACTCAAGAGGATGTCGAGAAAGGAGATGTCAAATCAGCCAGATGGAAGTTTGAGACACAACCATTGGACTCCTTTACCGACAGAGAGGAACCTTCTGTTAAGGTCACTGAAGACTTTGGGAGCTGTAATGTGCAGttaaataaaaagatgtttgaatCTGAGGAATCAAACAGTAAGTTTGTAAGAATGGTTAGTGTCACTGACGTTCAACGTGGTGATGTTAGGACTTCTACCTGGCTCTTTGAGAACCAAACAATTGACAGTCTCAGGGGAGAACCTCAAGAGCCCGGTCCAGTCAAGACAGTCCACAGAGAAGAGAGCCAGAAAGGGGATGTGAAACGTTGCACTTGGCTCTTTGAATCACAGCCACTGGACAAAATCAAGGACCCAGAAGAAATATGTTTCCAGGGTTCAGGGGAAATAATTCCAAAAGCTGATGTGAAGTGCACAACCTGGCTTTTTGAGACAACTCCACTTGACAAAATCACCTCCAGCAGTGTCACTGACACCATGGCATTATTAAGTGAATTGAACTTAGTTCTATCAAGTGGCATTGTGATAGAAGCAAAAGAAGGTCAAAATGTTACCATGGCAAAATTCACTCTGGGAAGCACTCATCAAGTCCAAATTCAGAAAGAAGAAGTTGTTGAGGGCAACCTCCGGAACATCATTTTACAACTCTTACTCAAACCAAGCAACCCACAAGTTACGTTTCTTCGAGAAttggaaaaaggaaaagtgaATACCACTGTAGTCCAACTTCCATTCTACCAGTCATCTACGATTGATCGGGatcaaataatacaaaacattGTTGAGATGATTGACGAAATACTTGCCCAAGGTAAGAACTTTAAGAAAGGAGTCCTAATGCAAGAAACTGCCAGTGGACAGGCAGATATGTCTGTCTATTCACTCATCAGCCATACTGAAACTGATACTCAAAGTCTTGTGATTGAAAGAGGCGATGTGAAGACTGCCATTGGAAATCTGTTAGAAACCGGAAGCAGTACAAGGACAGCTGCCAAATGTAGAATCGATGAAAATGAGAAGGGGAATGTGAACTTATACAAAAGTTGTATTGAGAAAGGAGATCTGCACTACCTGAAAAGTCTTCATACTGAGTCATCAGAAGATGATGTTGATCACAACAGTCTTGGAAAGGAGCATATCGAAATCATACAGGGGGATGTGAGAGGGGCAAAAAGAAGTCTCTGTCAGCAAAAGGAAGCTGCGGAGCGGTCTATTTCAGATGTTCTACCAGGGGACGTGAAGAAcaccaaaaaagtattttcatcaGAGTGCTCATTCATACCTGAAAACTGCATTCCACGGGATGAAATCATTCCTGGGGATGTTTCAACAGCAAAGCAACAACTCGCAGCAAAGCAGTCAGTCATGGTAGAAAAAGAGGAAATTGTGGCTGGAGACATTAAGGCATCAATGCAGTCATTAGAACGCGCAAAGCAACTGAGTATGAATATAGAGCGGAAGAACATTATACCAGGGACTATTTATGATATGGAATTGTCATCTAAGTGCCCTGAACCAGAAGGCAGTCAAGTACAAAATGAGCCAATCATATCTGGAGACGTGAAGGCAGCTAAAAAGTCCCTGCAACTGGCCAAGCAGCAAAGCATGCATGTAGAGCGGGAGAGCAAGGCTCCTGGAAAAATATACAGCCTGAATGTCTCTGCACAAGAAGGAAGCTCGGCACTGGTCACCCAATCATCTTCGTCCTCCGGAAGCCAACAAATCAAGACTTGTCCAAAGGTCAGTGATACAGCCAAAGTTTTGGAAAAACATGTTTCCTTAGACACTTGCCAACAGGGAGACTTAACCCATAGTGCAGTTCTAATCAATTGTAGCTCACCAGACCCAGCTTTAATAAGTTATGATTGTAATGGTCTGACAACAGAAGATAAGCGAGGGGATGTTGTTAAAGGAGATATAAAGTCAGCAATTAGATCGCTGCAGAGTGCGACAATGGAGCAGAGGTTCCCAGATAAAGAAGACATTGTAAGAGGTAACGTCCACCTCGCATTGCAATCTCTTGAGAAGTCTAGTGTAAATGTCTCCAAGGGAGACTTTAAATCAGCGATGCTATACAGGAATTCAGCGAGCGCTTGTTCAGAAAGGAGCAAACAGAGTGTTGTGGTGTCTAGCCCTCCATCTGACAGAACATTGTCTCCTTCAATTTCAGTAACGTGTCAAGATCAACCATCGATCACAGCACAGAACTCAACATGCTACCCGGTAGAAAATGGAGGCTCTAAATCATCTACTTCTGAAGTTGtaactgctccaccatgcctgcTAAAGAGACCACAGAACATGAAGCCAGCTTTACCACCAAAGCCACAATGGACTAAACCAGCAGTCACTGACTATCCGAATATATCACCTTTAAGTCTAAGGAAGCCAGTCTCTCCTCAAAATGCTCACACTTACGCACAACTTCCCACTGACACATTCAGTGAAGATGCAAGGCAGAAAACTGCACTGAGTGCAGGAAAATCAATGTCCAATAACAGTGAATTGGTGATGGAAAGAAATTTCATACAGAAAATCAATGCAGCAGAGGAGATCCAAAACTGCATGAAAGAATATAAGGACAATCCCAAGCATGAAATGAACTCGAGCTTGCAGGCTGCCTTAAATGCCTTTGAGAGAGCAGGCGGTCGGaccctaaacaaaaaaaacaaaagtcacacaGGTGACATGAATGAtaaaggtgaggtgaagaaacCAACGAAAAACACAACCACCACTCAAAACTGTAGCTCAAACCTCTCAACTCTGAACAGACAACTCTACAGTTGCGACATGTCAGAGACAAACAGTGCGGCAACTGcaggccaaacaaaaaaaatacccaatgACAATGGGGAAAAAGTTGTTTTAAGACAGAAGAAAGTCAGGGAGACGGAGAGTCAGCGTCGACAGAGGCTTTCTGTGCACATGGAGGAGATCATGAAGGGAAATGTGAAGGCAGCCatggaaatatttgaaaacatgaGGAAACGAGAGGAGCTAAAGGGAATCTTGTCTCAGGTGCAAGAGATAGGAGAAACCAGCAATGTAGATGTTAGCTTATTAGAAACATTTTGTAATAATGTCCCTGCTTGGATGGTCTCATCAAGTGAAAAttcaaagaaaagcaaagtCGAAAAACAAGACGATGATCTAGAAAGTGTTTCTTCGGTTGAAAATGCATTTGAAGATTTGGAAAAGGCAAGCAAGGAAATAATAAAGCTGAAGGAACAAACTTTGGCAAAGCTCCTTGACATTGAGGAGGCCATTAAAAAGGCATTGTACTCTGTCTCCAATCTGAAATCAGAGGCAGACATTGCAGGGTTGTCTGGACTTTTTGATGAATCCTTAAAATCAGAGCAACATGTTCAACCTACTAACAATATCAGGAAAATCAGCATTGTGTCAACCAAGGCCAAATCAGGTGAAGACAAAGACACAAGAAATCATTGCAGTGACTCAAGTCCTCTCAAGCAAGAAGCAGCCAAGCAAGCAAACAAGGTCATGAGACAGTCATCTACCCAGACGTCACCATCATTTATATCCATTCATTCAGCTGCCAGAAAGCCTGTTGAACAATCAAGGCCCACCATGTCGACATCCAAACCAGCACCGGAGAGGAATTGCCAAGGAGCTCCAACCCAAGACTCTGTTCACAACTCAGGAAAGCGCAAGGTCAGCGTGCTCGAGGTGCAAACTGTTCCAGAGGAACCTGGAGGAATAATCGGGACAAAGACTGTCAGTGAAACGTACAAAGAGACAGATGGTTTTGGCAATATTTTTCTATCCTCTATGACGTCAACGTTTGTCACTGAACGGTCTGATGGTCAATCGGCTGCTGTGTTTGAGGTACTCGGGGGGCCTAACATATACAAAGTCATGACATCCCCTTTACTGCAAAGATCTTGTGGCCCTTCTGAGGACAAGAAGCTTACTGACACTAATGAGAAAGGGGAAGTGTTTGTTACAATTAGCCAATCGAACGAAAAACAGTGA